A window of the Misgurnus anguillicaudatus unplaced genomic scaffold, ASM2758022v2 HiC_scaffold_32, whole genome shotgun sequence genome harbors these coding sequences:
- the LOC141363068 gene encoding uncharacterized protein — protein MRSSDEEAAKRDTVEKTYWHFDYRGEFKDLREDHQFSGRVEFVGNTLRIKDVNTSDSVEYRFSIITNRSDKVSGFPGVSLTVTDTRVISSPDPVIDGEKVILSCSTECTLDNKHTYIWYKNGQQVTDGLTLLNKLYLDSINSEELQEYSCTVRDSMDKTTEKTDRNNEDMGKATKAVVDSSVFVSLLVFLPQFLIIGAVWIWFFISMNKLNSSKNKTDDKQIEVRKSVYLYVK, from the exons atgaggagctcagatgaaGAAGCTGCTAAACgcg ATACAGTAGAGAAAACATACTGGCATTTCGATTATCGTGGGGAATTCAAAGATCTGCGTGAGGATCATCAGTTTTCTGGTCGTGTGGAGTTTGTTGGAAACACACTGAGAATCAAAGACGTCAACACGAGTGACTCTGTAGAATATCGATTCAGCATCATCACTAACAGATCAGataaagtttctggttttcctGGAGTCTCTCTTACTGTTACAG ATACACGAGTGATAAGCAGTCCAGACCctgtgatagatggagaaaaagtgatattaagctgttcaactgaatgcactctggataacaaacatacttacatctggtataagaatggacaacaggtaacagatggattgacattattaaacaagctgtacctggactcaatcaacagtgaggagctacaagagtattcctgtactgtaagag attcaatggacaaAACCACTGAAAAAACTGACAGAAACAATGAAGACATGGGCAAAGCCACTAAAGCAGTAGTGGACAGTTCAGTGTTTGTCTCTCTGTTGGTGtttctgcctcagtttctcaTTATAGGAGCTGTATGGATCTG GTTTTTCATCAGCATGAATAAATTGAActcatctaaaaacaaaactgatgacaaacaaatagaggtgagaaaatctgtatatctgtatgttaaataa